The Mucilaginibacter mallensis genome has a segment encoding these proteins:
- a CDS encoding Pls/PosA family non-ribosomal peptide synthetase yields MSNLSVAFGSYRPDLISNETLVDLFKNSVKHFAGNTALIFHDRQLTYAELDKWSDAIALHLVNNGITRKSTVGIWWPRGLELHAAILGIIKSGAAYVPVDRETPAERLEMILTEIGASACFSMEALNVACPVLQIPTYEETTAILSSIPKNELISPEPEDMAYILYTSGSTGKPKGIPIGHKQICHLVRAEQDVFNVTATDKVYQGFSVSFDMWCEETWLSYFAGATLWVADNTTSKSIDELGSVLQKENITILHAVPSLLAVMHNEVPSLRLINAGGEACTPQVLAKWAGNGLAFYNSYGPTETTVTATIAKLTEEDDIVIGHPLPNYNLAVIDADMNLMPLGEPGELVITGPGVSEGYIGLPELTRQKFIPKPVSLAVLPGDMVYRTGDAAIMLKNRAVKLQGRMDDQVKLRGYRIELGEIESRMNMLAGVSAAAVGIKKDSHDRDHLVGYVMMEDSVCIDDKLLRMELSKTLPAYMIPGNIVSLREMPRLPSGKIDRKALPVPDELENELEDIVIDADAPVGDKVMAILHNVFPSRDIDPSMDFFDDLGGHSLLAAAFVSQLRREAALPYVALKDVYLHRPISSLIAHWEEEQQAQQPSKQRIFNKVPKLRYLLCWAAQSVSLLAIYGLLAFQIFIPYLGYYYVNEETGSLGYSIVTSLMLFALIPPLFTLVCIAGKWLLIGKMKEGDYPLWGSYYFRWWLVKSIQRLLPAQFLSGSPLYPVYLRWLGMKIAPDAQISSFEFGAEDLITIGSDASLSSKTHLNNAFVEDGMLKLRKITIGDHAYIGSSSIVSGDSVIADWGELQDLSCLQAGKTIAEAEVWRGSPAQLKEKKKIEDLPQPLVVSRKDRIKYNTLFMICIQAFPLIILLPLLPTIITINKLDDAAADYNFNYMVTAPLLALLYIMLFAAETIIITRILQYDLKPGKYPIYSMAYVRKWFADQVLSINLVVLHPIYATVFISGFFRALGAKVGKGAEISTAGSVTHPLLEIGDGAFVADAVTLGEADVRGQQLILEKTVIDGNSFVGNSALIPQGYHLQSDMLIGVLSVPPDQEQMSGIGGSDWFGSPAIRLPRRQESNVFNAALTTKPKFIRRLARGTVEFIRTILPESAIICSSILFIAYGHDLVTQEPLWKIILLFPFYYLFYMGLPAFLLTVLLKWLFVGKYKPLQKPMWTWTVWRSEAITSTYEALSVPFLLFYMQGTPWLPLLLRLLGVKTGKRVWMNTTDITEFDMVSIGDDAALNSDCGPQTHLFEDRVMKVGPVKIGARSTIGAGTIVLYDSEIGDDTCVEALSLIMKGERLAPGTNWAGSPVKPS; encoded by the coding sequence ATGAGTAATTTAAGTGTTGCCTTTGGATCATACAGACCTGATCTGATAAGCAACGAAACACTTGTTGATCTATTTAAAAATTCAGTGAAACATTTTGCCGGTAACACGGCGCTTATTTTTCACGACAGGCAGCTAACCTATGCCGAACTCGATAAATGGAGTGATGCCATCGCTTTGCACCTGGTTAATAACGGCATTACCCGTAAAAGCACAGTTGGCATTTGGTGGCCCCGGGGGCTTGAATTGCACGCGGCTATCCTGGGTATTATAAAATCAGGTGCTGCATACGTACCTGTGGACCGTGAAACACCTGCTGAACGGCTTGAAATGATTCTTACAGAGATAGGCGCCTCGGCATGCTTTAGCATGGAAGCTTTGAATGTAGCGTGCCCTGTTTTACAAATCCCCACGTATGAGGAAACAACCGCTATACTATCTTCAATACCAAAAAATGAGTTGATATCTCCTGAACCGGAGGATATGGCCTACATTTTATATACTTCGGGCAGCACCGGTAAACCCAAGGGTATACCTATCGGCCACAAACAAATATGCCACCTGGTAAGGGCGGAGCAGGATGTATTCAACGTTACTGCCACCGACAAAGTTTACCAGGGATTTTCCGTATCGTTTGATATGTGGTGTGAAGAAACCTGGCTAAGTTATTTTGCCGGGGCCACGTTATGGGTAGCAGACAATACTACTTCAAAATCCATTGACGAGCTGGGCTCGGTTTTGCAAAAGGAAAATATAACTATTTTGCATGCTGTGCCCAGTTTATTGGCAGTTATGCATAATGAAGTGCCATCGTTAAGGCTCATTAATGCCGGTGGCGAGGCTTGTACACCGCAGGTGCTGGCCAAATGGGCAGGCAATGGCTTAGCATTCTATAATAGCTATGGCCCAACAGAAACTACCGTTACGGCTACTATAGCAAAGCTGACGGAAGAGGACGATATTGTGATTGGTCATCCGCTGCCGAATTACAATTTGGCAGTGATTGATGCTGATATGAACCTGATGCCGCTTGGTGAACCCGGCGAACTGGTCATCACCGGGCCAGGTGTTTCGGAAGGCTATATTGGGTTGCCCGAACTTACCCGGCAAAAATTTATACCAAAACCTGTTTCGTTAGCTGTTTTGCCCGGCGATATGGTCTATCGTACCGGGGATGCTGCTATCATGCTTAAAAACAGAGCGGTGAAACTACAGGGTAGGATGGATGACCAGGTAAAACTGCGGGGCTATCGTATTGAGCTGGGCGAAATAGAAAGCAGGATGAACATGCTTGCTGGAGTCAGCGCTGCAGCAGTTGGTATAAAAAAAGACAGTCACGACCGGGATCACCTTGTTGGCTATGTGATGATGGAGGATTCAGTCTGTATTGATGATAAGCTGCTTAGGATGGAACTTTCTAAAACACTGCCTGCATACATGATACCGGGCAATATTGTTTCCCTGCGCGAAATGCCCCGCCTGCCAAGTGGTAAAATAGACCGCAAAGCCTTACCTGTGCCCGATGAGCTTGAAAATGAATTGGAAGATATTGTTATTGACGCGGATGCCCCGGTAGGTGATAAGGTAATGGCTATTTTGCATAACGTGTTCCCCAGCCGCGATATTGATCCTTCAATGGATTTTTTTGATGATCTCGGCGGTCATTCATTGTTAGCTGCAGCATTTGTTTCGCAGTTAAGGCGTGAGGCTGCACTACCATATGTAGCATTAAAAGATGTTTATCTTCATCGGCCCATAAGCAGCCTGATTGCTCACTGGGAAGAAGAACAGCAGGCACAACAACCATCAAAACAACGGATCTTTAATAAAGTGCCCAAGTTGCGTTATCTGTTGTGCTGGGCTGCACAATCCGTTTCGTTACTGGCTATATACGGGCTGCTCGCTTTCCAGATATTTATTCCCTACCTGGGCTATTATTATGTTAATGAGGAAACCGGCAGTCTTGGCTATTCCATTGTTACTTCTTTAATGCTTTTCGCGCTGATACCGCCCTTGTTTACACTTGTATGCATTGCAGGCAAATGGCTATTGATAGGCAAGATGAAAGAAGGCGATTACCCGCTGTGGGGGAGTTATTATTTCAGGTGGTGGCTTGTAAAGAGTATACAGCGTCTCTTGCCCGCACAGTTTCTAAGTGGTTCACCTTTATATCCCGTCTATCTTCGTTGGCTGGGAATGAAAATAGCACCCGATGCGCAGATAAGCAGTTTTGAGTTTGGAGCAGAGGATCTCATTACCATTGGCAGCGATGCCAGTCTGAGCTCAAAAACGCATTTAAACAACGCCTTTGTGGAAGATGGTATGCTTAAACTGCGTAAAATAACTATTGGCGATCATGCTTATATTGGCAGCAGTTCAATAGTATCGGGCGATAGTGTGATAGCAGATTGGGGCGAACTGCAGGACCTGAGTTGTTTGCAGGCCGGTAAAACTATAGCAGAAGCCGAGGTATGGCGCGGGAGCCCCGCTCAGTTAAAAGAAAAGAAAAAGATAGAAGACCTGCCTCAGCCTTTAGTGGTATCACGCAAGGATCGTATAAAGTATAATACCTTGTTCATGATTTGCATACAAGCATTTCCGCTCATTATCCTTTTACCTTTGCTGCCAACTATCATCACCATAAATAAGCTGGATGATGCCGCGGCCGACTATAATTTTAATTACATGGTGACTGCACCATTGCTGGCCCTGCTGTATATAATGCTGTTTGCCGCAGAAACAATTATCATTACCCGCATATTGCAGTATGATCTGAAACCCGGTAAATATCCCATATACAGTATGGCGTATGTGCGCAAATGGTTTGCAGACCAGGTGCTTTCCATCAACCTGGTTGTTTTGCATCCTATTTACGCTACGGTGTTTATTTCCGGTTTTTTCCGTGCACTTGGTGCAAAAGTTGGCAAAGGCGCAGAAATATCAACAGCAGGCAGCGTAACGCATCCGCTACTTGAAATTGGCGACGGCGCGTTTGTTGCCGATGCTGTAACGCTTGGTGAGGCTGATGTACGCGGTCAGCAGCTTATACTTGAAAAAACTGTGATAGATGGCAACAGTTTTGTGGGTAATAGCGCGCTTATTCCTCAGGGCTACCATCTGCAAAGCGATATGCTTATCGGGGTACTATCCGTTCCGCCTGATCAGGAGCAAATGTCCGGAATTGGTGGTTCCGATTGGTTTGGTTCGCCCGCCATCAGGTTACCGCGCAGGCAGGAAAGCAATGTTTTTAATGCAGCGCTTACCACTAAGCCAAAATTTATTCGTAGACTGGCTCGTGGAACGGTAGAGTTTATCCGCACTATTTTGCCTGAAAGCGCTATTATTTGCTCATCTATCCTGTTTATTGCCTATGGGCATGATCTTGTTACGCAGGAGCCTTTGTGGAAGATCATTTTACTCTTTCCGTTCTATTACCTGTTTTATATGGGTCTGCCGGCGTTTTTGTTAACGGTATTGCTCAAATGGCTTTTTGTAGGCAAATACAAACCCCTACAAAAGCCTATGTGGACCTGGACAGTATGGCGCAGCGAGGCCATCACGTCAACTTATGAGGCGCTATCAGTACCATTCCTGTTGTTTTATATGCAAGGAACCCCGTGGCTGCCCTTATTGCTTAGGCTGCTGGGTGTTAAAACCGGCAAACGTGTATGGATGAACACAACTGATATTACTGAATTCGATATGGTTTCCATCGGTGACGACGCTGCCCTGAATTCCGATTGTGGCCCGCAAACACATTTGTTTGAAGACCGCGTGATGAAGGTTGGCCCGGTAAAAATAGGTGCAAGAAGCACGATTGGCGCGGGAACTATTGTTTTATATGATAGTGAAATAGGCGATGACACCTGCGTAGAGGCGCTATCGCTAATCATGAAGGGGGAACGGCTTGCACCGGGGACTAATTGGGCAGGCAGTCCGGTAAAACCGAGTTGA
- a CDS encoding 4'-phosphopantetheinyl transferase family protein: MTRIFYTDISFPRNETAFNTYLDELPESLKNKVLKFRRWQDAYASLFGKLLLKAALLNCGFSSFTFDDLQYTSFNRPFIEGNIDFNLSHSGAFIVCVLSNEDKVGIDIEEVKSINLGHFESQFTADEWLNITNATDPYSEFYSCWTKKEAILKASGEGLNMPLKQVQLFDDYGILNKNKWYIKEYHLANNYSVHLASEIIINPKIVPEKIDFP, from the coding sequence ATGACAAGGATCTTTTATACTGACATTTCATTTCCCCGAAACGAAACCGCGTTTAATACTTATTTAGATGAATTACCCGAATCTCTAAAAAATAAGGTATTAAAATTCAGGCGGTGGCAGGATGCATATGCAAGCCTGTTTGGCAAACTTCTTTTAAAAGCAGCACTTTTAAATTGCGGCTTCAGTTCTTTTACATTTGATGATCTGCAGTATACTTCATTTAATCGGCCATTCATCGAAGGCAATATTGATTTTAATCTTTCGCATTCAGGTGCTTTTATCGTATGTGTATTAAGTAATGAAGATAAGGTTGGGATTGATATAGAGGAGGTTAAATCAATAAATTTAGGACATTTTGAAAGCCAGTTTACCGCTGATGAGTGGCTGAATATTACCAACGCTACTGACCCCTATAGTGAATTTTATAGTTGCTGGACTAAAAAGGAAGCAATACTGAAGGCTTCAGGTGAGGGCTTAAATATGCCTTTAAAACAAGTACAGCTTTTTGATGATTACGGAATTCTAAATAAAAACAAATGGTATATTAAGGAATATCATCTTGCAAATAATTATTCAGTTCATTTGGCAAGTGAGATAATTATCAATCCAAAAATAGTTCCCGAGAAAATCGATTTCCCTTAA
- a CDS encoding tetratricopeptide repeat-containing sensor histidine kinase → MMITLASYAQSVEVTNIRKSLNNISDSSRYVDALNRLAMLLYEKNIDSTFVYTAKARQIANRLDYVKGKADAINNLGVVFDIKGNVQLALRYYDEAFRNYTQLHDSVNVVESLMNIAMVYKEIGKDQRAIQEFNEALSLGRKLRQDSIMSLTIYNYLLEYPAKFNRDSMGYYIARAKSIAAKYHDQRTLIAIDQLVADDMISHGSREKGLALLDSTINAAIRHNLYYVSMDMMIDMGDQLATSDPVKAAGYYQRGLTVAGENGYLIYSQIMARKLFDLYTLHHDSLQAATYSRQLVALNDEQAKLNNASSIDYLDYVYKDQQIRSLSVRSKYQTVLLILAAVVCLLAITIIVVIKRTLARTRLLNRQVQEQYVQMKGTLDALEQSQADNSRMMKIVAHDLRNPIGAITSLAALMLDNDSYPEEDRMMLEMIRTSGNNSLELVSDLLQVHTRTEELKMEMVDLDQMLHYCVDLLENKASSKGQQLKLDSLPVTIAASREKLWRVVSNLIANAIKFSPTGATIHISLESVPEKVIIAVKDNGIGIPEEMGNKIFDMFTDSKRPGTAGEQPFGLGLAISKQIVEAHGGKIWYESHPGNGTTFYVELPKGA, encoded by the coding sequence ATGATGATTACGCTGGCAAGCTATGCCCAATCAGTTGAAGTTACCAACATCAGGAAATCGCTAAACAATATTAGCGACAGCTCACGTTATGTTGATGCCCTCAACAGGCTGGCTATGCTCCTCTACGAAAAAAACATTGATAGCACATTTGTATACACGGCCAAAGCCCGGCAGATAGCTAACCGTCTGGATTATGTTAAAGGTAAGGCGGATGCCATAAACAACCTGGGCGTGGTGTTTGATATTAAAGGGAATGTGCAGCTTGCCCTGCGCTACTACGACGAAGCTTTCAGAAATTATACACAATTGCACGATTCGGTTAACGTGGTAGAATCCTTAATGAACATTGCCATGGTTTATAAGGAAATAGGGAAGGATCAGCGGGCCATACAGGAGTTTAATGAAGCGTTGAGCTTAGGCCGTAAGTTAAGGCAGGACTCTATCATGTCGCTTACTATTTACAATTACCTGCTGGAATACCCCGCCAAGTTTAACCGCGATTCGATGGGTTATTATATTGCCCGGGCAAAAAGTATAGCTGCAAAATACCACGATCAACGAACCTTAATTGCAATTGATCAACTTGTTGCCGACGATATGATCAGCCACGGCAGCCGTGAAAAGGGTTTGGCACTGCTTGATAGTACAATAAACGCGGCCATCAGGCATAATCTGTATTATGTGAGTATGGATATGATGATAGATATGGGCGATCAGCTGGCAACAAGCGACCCTGTAAAAGCAGCCGGATATTACCAGCGCGGACTGACTGTGGCAGGCGAAAATGGTTATCTCATCTACAGCCAGATCATGGCCCGCAAACTGTTCGATCTTTATACCTTGCACCATGATAGTTTGCAGGCCGCCACTTACAGCAGGCAATTGGTAGCGCTTAATGATGAGCAGGCAAAGCTGAACAACGCATCAAGCATAGATTACCTGGATTATGTCTATAAAGATCAACAAATCAGGTCGCTTTCCGTTAGGTCAAAATATCAGACCGTATTGCTAATACTGGCGGCAGTTGTTTGCCTGCTTGCTATAACTATAATTGTAGTGATAAAGCGCACATTAGCGCGAACAAGGCTCCTTAACAGGCAGGTACAGGAACAATATGTGCAAATGAAAGGGACCCTGGATGCACTGGAGCAAAGCCAGGCCGATAACTCGCGCATGATGAAGATAGTAGCGCACGACCTCCGCAACCCCATCGGCGCTATTACCTCACTTGCTGCACTGATGCTTGATAATGATTCATACCCGGAAGAAGACCGCATGATGCTTGAAATGATCAGAACGTCGGGCAATAATTCGTTGGAATTGGTGAGTGATCTTTTGCAGGTACATACCCGGACTGAAGAACTGAAAATGGAAATGGTTGACCTTGACCAGATGCTGCATTATTGTGTCGATCTGCTGGAAAATAAAGCCAGCAGCAAAGGGCAGCAGCTCAAGCTGGATAGTTTACCGGTTACTATTGCTGCCAGTCGCGAAAAATTATGGCGCGTAGTGAGTAACTTAATTGCAAATGCCATTAAATTCAGCCCCACCGGGGCAACAATTCACATCAGCCTTGAATCTGTTCCTGAAAAAGTAATTATTGCTGTAAAGGATAATGGTATAGGCATCCCCGAGGAAATGGGTAATAAGATATTTGATATGTTTACCGACTCCAAACGCCCCGGAACAGCCGGCGAACAACCATTTGGCCTTGGCCTTGCCATCTCCAAACAAATTGTTGAGGCCCACGGCGGCAAAATCTGGTATGAAAGTCATCCCGGTAACGGAACAACTTTTTATGTGGAATTGCCTAAGGGGGCTTGA
- a CDS encoding alpha/beta hydrolase has product MKLKSAIIINLLSLLLVISGCGDSHTTPKKESSSSIKEFTCYSNSVKDTFYITVQLPLNYEKEPKKRYPVVLLTDANFYFPMLAPIVHQYEKGGLLPPLILVGVGYKSFELMNSLRVRDYLYPQAIPSDEMKAPGGGQRYYQFITNDLLPKIDSNYRTEMNTRTLLGHSFGGYFSLFAFQQQMSGKRNDFKGFVSASPSLWYNNNYLFKLPDQLKRTLLKDTVSVFLSVGSFETPKEWTIQPVENMAKQLDNKHISKLKLSTIVYNDLDHMDVGLISFIRGMEKMYAKPAQ; this is encoded by the coding sequence ATGAAACTTAAATCTGCAATTATTATCAATCTGCTTTCTCTTTTATTGGTAATATCCGGCTGCGGGGATAGTCATACAACCCCAAAAAAAGAATCATCCTCCTCAATTAAGGAATTTACCTGTTATTCAAACAGCGTAAAAGATACCTTTTACATTACCGTTCAGTTACCTTTAAATTATGAGAAGGAACCTAAAAAACGTTACCCGGTAGTGTTATTAACTGATGCAAATTTTTATTTTCCTATGCTGGCGCCCATTGTGCACCAGTACGAAAAAGGAGGTTTATTACCTCCATTAATACTGGTAGGCGTAGGATATAAATCTTTCGAATTGATGAATTCATTAAGAGTGCGGGATTATCTTTATCCCCAAGCGATACCATCTGATGAAATGAAAGCACCGGGTGGCGGGCAACGTTATTATCAATTTATAACTAACGACCTGCTTCCTAAAATAGATTCGAATTACAGAACCGAAATGAATACCAGGACCTTGCTGGGGCACTCGTTTGGTGGTTACTTTTCCTTATTTGCATTTCAACAGCAGATGAGCGGAAAAAGGAACGACTTTAAAGGGTTTGTATCCGCAAGTCCATCCTTATGGTATAATAATAATTATCTATTCAAGTTACCGGACCAGCTTAAAAGAACATTGCTTAAAGACACGGTAAGTGTTTTTTTGTCTGTTGGCTCATTCGAAACGCCAAAAGAATGGACTATTCAACCGGTGGAAAATATGGCAAAACAACTTGATAATAAGCATATAAGCAAATTAAAATTGTCGACAATAGTTTACAACGATCTTGATCACATGGATGTTGGGTTAATCTCCTTTATACGTGGTATGGAAAAAATGTATGCTAAACCTGCTCAATAA
- a CDS encoding acyltransferase family protein → MTQPTPEILKTKQHFEILDGLRGVAALAVVCFHFMEIVYSDYSQNFIGHGFLAVDFFFCLSGFVIGYAYDDRIGKMGVWEFFKSRLIRLQPLVIMGSVLCLLTFLFDPFSTYAGLYGAGKITLIFLSSILMIPLPIMPERYFNLFCFNAPAWSLFWEYVANIFYAFLLFRIGRRFLLLLTVLAAMALCYVCYRANSLMGGWSGGTFWDGGARIFFSFLAGLLVYRSNWIIKNKLGFIGIAILLALAFIMPVSKWNWLSEPIAVILYFPLIVALGAGAALTAGFKKICVFFGKISYPLYMTHYAFIWVFGNYYSTHKPGGIQLVIIITTSMLLLVGIAYLVMVVYDIPVRKYLSSKRKQAL, encoded by the coding sequence ATGACTCAACCAACGCCCGAGATCCTCAAAACCAAACAACATTTCGAAATACTGGATGGCTTAAGGGGCGTAGCAGCTTTAGCTGTGGTGTGTTTTCATTTTATGGAGATAGTGTATTCAGATTATAGCCAAAACTTCATCGGGCATGGTTTCTTAGCGGTCGATTTCTTTTTCTGTTTATCCGGCTTTGTTATCGGCTACGCTTATGATGATCGTATTGGCAAAATGGGTGTTTGGGAGTTTTTTAAATCGAGGTTGATACGGTTGCAACCTTTAGTTATCATGGGTTCGGTATTATGCTTGTTGACTTTTCTGTTTGATCCCTTTAGTACTTATGCCGGTTTATATGGAGCTGGCAAAATCACGCTGATATTTTTGAGCTCTATTTTAATGATCCCCTTACCGATAATGCCCGAACGCTATTTTAACCTCTTCTGTTTCAATGCCCCGGCATGGTCGTTATTTTGGGAGTATGTTGCCAATATTTTTTATGCTTTTCTTCTTTTCAGGATTGGCAGGCGATTCCTGCTTTTATTAACCGTGCTCGCGGCCATGGCGCTCTGCTATGTTTGTTACCGGGCAAACTCGTTGATGGGTGGCTGGAGCGGTGGTACCTTTTGGGATGGCGGCGCGCGCATCTTCTTCTCTTTTTTAGCCGGATTGCTTGTTTACCGTTCTAACTGGATCATTAAAAACAAATTAGGCTTTATCGGGATAGCTATATTGCTGGCATTAGCCTTTATTATGCCTGTTTCAAAATGGAATTGGTTAAGCGAGCCCATTGCAGTAATACTCTATTTCCCGCTGATTGTTGCCTTAGGCGCGGGCGCTGCATTAACCGCGGGTTTTAAAAAGATCTGCGTTTTCTTCGGCAAAATATCATACCCGCTTTACATGACTCACTACGCCTTCATTTGGGTATTCGGCAATTATTACAGCACCCACAAACCGGGTGGCATTCAATTAGTTATTATTATAACAACATCTATGCTGCTTTTAGTTGGCATAGCTTATCTGGTGATGGTGGTTTATGATATACCGGTGAGGAAGTATTTGAGTAGTAAAAGGAAGCAGGCTCTATAG